One Campylobacter magnus genomic window carries:
- a CDS encoding Crp/Fnr family transcriptional regulator → MKLENYGFSAQDLGLAKSKIQSFKAKKGEVFYNDFCYGFVSVLSGELKVYASSENREIALFSLKSGDECLVCADCLDAFGSRVRIEVASECAFESLPAGLFKDLKAKYPLFANHILSLLAGRFYSSVSVLSVALFAPLKERILDFLRQNSQNGVCTCTHAQIASELGSVREAISRVLKELEKAGIIRQKRGEITLL, encoded by the coding sequence ATGAAGCTAGAAAACTACGGATTTAGCGCGCAAGACTTGGGCCTTGCAAAGAGCAAAATACAAAGCTTTAAAGCCAAAAAAGGCGAGGTTTTTTACAATGATTTTTGCTATGGATTTGTAAGCGTGCTAAGTGGCGAGCTAAAGGTCTATGCTAGTAGCGAAAATAGGGAAATCGCGCTTTTTAGCCTAAAAAGTGGCGATGAGTGCTTAGTTTGCGCTGATTGCCTTGATGCTTTTGGGTCTAGAGTTCGCATTGAAGTAGCTAGCGAGTGCGCCTTTGAGAGCTTGCCAGCAGGGCTTTTTAAAGACTTAAAGGCAAAATATCCGCTTTTTGCTAATCACATTTTATCGCTTTTAGCCGGGCGTTTTTACAGCAGCGTTTCTGTGCTAAGTGTGGCGCTTTTTGCGCCTTTAAAAGAGAGAATTTTAGATTTTTTGCGCCAAAACTCGCAAAATGGCGTTTGCACCTGCACTCACGCACAAATCGCAAGCGAGCTAGGTAGCGTAAGAGAGGCGATTTCAAGGGTGCTAAAAGAGCTAGAAAAAGCCGGTATCATACGCCAAAAACGCGGGGAAATCACACTTTTATAA